From the Arvicola amphibius chromosome 2, mArvAmp1.2, whole genome shotgun sequence genome, one window contains:
- the Iqsec1 gene encoding IQ motif and SEC7 domain-containing protein 1 isoform X6 yields the protein MWCLHCNSERTQSLLELELDSGVEGEAPSSETGTSLDSPSAYHQGPLVPGSSLSPDHYEHTSVGAYGLYAGPGPQQRTRRPRLQHSTSVLRKQAEEEAIKRSRSLSESYELSSDLQDKQVEMLERKYGGRLVTRHAARTIQTAFRQYQMNKNFERLRSSMSENRMSRRIVLSNMRMQFSFEGPEKVHSSYFEGKQVSVTNDGSQLGALVPSECGDLSDPALKSPAPSSDFADAITELEDAFSRQVKSLAESIDDALNCRSLHSEAVPAPDTARARDTEPKPGLHGMDHHKLDEMTASYSDVTLYIDEEELSPPLPLSQAGDRPSSTESDLRLRAGGTAQDYWALAHKEDKADTDTSCRSTPSLERPEPRLRVEHLPLLTIEPPSDSSVELSDRSDRSSLKRQSAYERSLGGQQGSPKHGPHGGPPKGLPREEPELRPRPPRPLESHLAINGSANRQSKSESDYSDGDNDSINSTSNSNDTINCSSESSSRDSLREQTLSKQTYHKETRNSWDSPAFSNDVIRKRHYRIGLNLFNKKPEKGIQYLIERGFVPDTPVGVAHFLLQRKGLSRQMIGEFLGNRQKQFNRDVLDCVVDEMDFSAMELDEALRKFQAHIRVQGEAQKVERLIEAFSQRYCVCNPGVVRQFRNPDTIFILAFAIILLNTDMYSPNVKPERKMKLEDFVKNLRGVDDGEDIPRETLIGIYERIRKRELKTNEDHVSQVQKVEKLIVGKKPIGSLHHGLGCVLSLPHRRLVCYCRLFEVPDPNKPQKLGLHQREIFLFNDLLVVTKIFQKKKNSVTYSFRQSFSLYGMQVLLFENQYYPNGIRLTSAVPGADIKVLINFNAPNPQDRKKFTDDLRESVAEVQEMEKHRIESELEKQKGVVRPSMSQCSSLKKESGNGTLSRACLDDSYASGEGLKRSALSSSLRDLSEAEPPPGDR from the exons TGTTGAAGGTGAGGCCCCCAGTAGTGAGACTGGCACATCGCTGGACAGCCCCTCAGCCTACCACCAGGGTCCCTTGGTACCTGGTTCCAGCCTGAGCCCAGACCACTACGAGCACACGTCAGTGGGTGCCTATGGGCTGTACGCAGGGCCAGGACCACAACAGCGCACACGGAGGCCCCGGCTTCAGCACTCGACCTCTGTCCTGCGCAAGCAGGCTGAGGAGGAGGCCATCAAGCGCTCTCGGTCACTGTCTGAGAGCTATGAGCTCTCTTCAGATCTACAAGATAAGCAG GTGGAAATGCTAGAACGCAAGTATGGGGGACGCCTTGTGACCCGCCATGCAGCCCGCACCATCCAGACGGCGTTCCGCCAGTACCAAATGAACAAGAACTTTGAGCGCCTGCGTAGCTCCATGTCAGAGAACCGCATGTCACGCCGCATTGTGCTGTCCAACATGAGGATGCAGTTCTCCTTTGAAGGCCCTGAGAAGGTGCACAGCTCCTACTTTGagggcaagcaggtctctgtgacCAATGATGGTTCCCAGCTGGGTGCCCTGGTGCCATCAGAATGTGGAGACCTTAGCGACCCAGCCCTCAAGTCTCCAGCACCCTCCAGTGACTTTGCAGATGCCATCACAGAACTGGAGGATGCATTCTCCCGGCAGGTGAAGTCCCTGGCTGAGTCCATCGATGATGCCCTCAATTGCCGCAGCCTACACAGTGAGGCAGTACCAGCCCCAGACACAGCACGGGCCCGGGACACTGAGCCCAAGCCAGGCCTTCATGGCATGGACCACCACAAATTGGATGAGATGACAGCCTCATATAGCGATGTCACCCTCTACATTGATGAGGAAGAGCTGTCACCGCCTCTGCCGCTCTCACAGGCTGGGGATCGGCCTTCCAGCACAGAGTCGGACCTGCGGCTAAGGGCTGGGGGTACAGCCCAGGACTACTGGGCCTTGGCCCACAAGGAGGACAAGGCTGACACAGACACGAGCTGCCGAAGCACACCATCACTGGAGCGGCCAGAGCCAAGGCTGCGGGTGGAGCACCTTCCCTTGCTTACCATTGAGCCACCCAGTGACAGCTCAGTGGAACTCAGTGACCGCTCAGATCGAAgctcactcaagaggcagagtgcCTATGAGCGCAGCCTCGGTGGACAGCAAGGCAGCCCCAAGCATGGCCCCCACGGTGGCCCCCCAAAAGGCCTCCCCCGGGAGGAGCCTGAGTTGCGGCCTCGGCCCCCCAGACCTCTCGAGAGCCACCTTGCCATCAATGGTTCAGCCAACCGGCAGAGCAAATCTGAGTCTGACTACTCAGATGGGGACAATGATAGCATCAACAGCACATCCAACTCCAACGATACCATAAACTGCAGCTCTGAGTCCTCATCGCGGGACAGCCTGCGGGAACAGACACTCAGCAAGCAGACATACCACAAGGAGACCCGCAACAGCTGGGACTCACCAGCCTTCAGCAATGATGTCATCCGTAAGAGGCATTACCGAATTGGCCTGAATCTCTTCAACAA GAAGCCTGAAAAAGGCATCCAGTATCTCATTGAGCGCGGCTTCGTGCCCGACACGCCAGTGGGGGTGGCCCACTTTCTGCTGCAGCGCAAGGGCCTCAGCCGCCAGATGATCGGTGAGTTCCTGGGAAACCGGCAGAAGCAGTTCAACCGTGATGTGCTCGA CTGTGTTGTAGACGAGATGGACTTCTCTGCCATGGAGCTAGATGAAGCCCTCCGGAAGTTCCAGGCGCACATCCGGGTCCAGGGGGAGGCTCAGAAAGTGGAGCGGCTCATCGAGGCATTCAG CCAGCGGTACTGTGTCTGCAACCCTGGAGTGGTACGGCAGTTCCGAAACCCAGACACCATCTTCATCCTGGCCTTCGCCATCATTCTGCTCAACACAGACATGTACAGCCCCAACGTCAAGCCTGAGCGCAAGATGAAGCTGGAGGACTTTGTCAAGAACCTCCGAG GTGTGGACGATGGTGAAGACATTCCCCGGGAGACACTGATTGGGATCTATGAGCGGATCCGTAAGCGGGAACTGAAGACCAACGAGGACCATGTGTCCCAGGTGCAGAAGGTTGAAAAGCTCATCGTGGGCAAGAAACCG ATCGGATCCCTGCATCACGGGCTTGGCTGT GTGCTCTCTCTTCCCCATCGACGACTGGTCTGCTACTGCCGGCTTTTTGAAGTTCCAGACCCCAATAAACCCCAGAAGCTGGGACTGCATCAGAGAGAAATCTTCCTGTTCAATGACCTCCTGGTG GTCACCAAGATCttccagaagaagaagaactcgGTGACATATAGCTTCCGGCAGTCCTTCTCCCTCTATGGAATGCAAGTCCTGCTCTTCGAGAACCAGT ACTACCCCAATGGCATCCGGCTGACATCTGCTGTCCCTGGAGCTGATATCAAAGTGCTAATAAACTTCAACGCTCCCAATCCTCAGGACCGGAAGAAGTTCACCGATGACCTGCGGGAGTCTGTTGCTGAAGTGCAAGAGATGGAGAAACACCGGATAGAGT CGGAGCTCGAGAAGCAGAAGGGTGTCGTGCGGCCCAGCATGTCACAGTGCTCCAGCCTCAAAAAGGAATCAGGCAACGGAACGCTGAGCAGGGCCTGCCTGGATGACAGCTATGCCAGTGGCGAGGGCCTCAAGCGCAGTGccctcagcagctccctgagagACCTCTCAGAAGCGG
- the Iqsec1 gene encoding IQ motif and SEC7 domain-containing protein 1 isoform X4, which yields MWCLHCNSERTQSLLELELDSGVEGEAPSSETGTSLDSPSAYHQGPLVPGSSLSPDHYEHTSVGAYGLYAGPGPQQRTRRPRLQHSTSVLRKQAEEEAIKRSRSLSESYELSSDLQDKQVEMLERKYGGRLVTRHAARTIQTAFRQYQMNKNFERLRSSMSENRMSRRIVLSNMRMQFSFEGPEKVHSSYFEGKQVSVTNDGSQLGALVPSECGDLSDPALKSPAPSSDFADAITELEDAFSRQVKSLAESIDDALNCRSLHSEAVPAPDTARARDTEPKPGLHGMDHHKLDEMTASYSDVTLYIDEEELSPPLPLSQAGDRPSSTESDLRLRAGGTAQDYWALAHKEDKADTDTSCRSTPSLERPEPRLRVEHLPLLTIEPPSDSSVELSDRSDRSSLKRQSAYERSLGGQQGSPKHGPHGGPPKGLPREEPELRPRPPRPLESHLAINGSANRQSKSESDYSDGDNDSINSTSNSNDTINCSSESSSRDSLREQTLSKQTYHKETRNSWDSPAFSNDVIRKRHYRIGLNLFNKKPEKGIQYLIERGFVPDTPVGVAHFLLQRKGLSRQMIGEFLGNRQKQFNRDVLDCVVDEMDFSAMELDEALRKFQAHIRVQGEAQKVERLIEAFSQRYCVCNPGVVRQFRNPDTIFILAFAIILLNTDMYSPNVKPERKMKLEDFVKNLRGVDDGEDIPRETLIGIYERIRKRELKTNEDHVSQVQKVEKLIVGKKPIGSLHHGLGCVLSLPHRRLVCYCRLFEVPDPNKPQKLGLHQREIFLFNDLLVVTKIFQKKKNSVTYSFRQSFSLYGMQVLLFENQYYPNGIRLTSAVPGADIKVLINFNAPNPQDRKKFTDDLRESVAEVQEMEKHRIESELEKQKGVVRPSMSQCSSLKKESGNGTLSRACLDDSYASGEGLKRSALSSSLRDLSEAVPLLSPPGPAGTF from the exons TGTTGAAGGTGAGGCCCCCAGTAGTGAGACTGGCACATCGCTGGACAGCCCCTCAGCCTACCACCAGGGTCCCTTGGTACCTGGTTCCAGCCTGAGCCCAGACCACTACGAGCACACGTCAGTGGGTGCCTATGGGCTGTACGCAGGGCCAGGACCACAACAGCGCACACGGAGGCCCCGGCTTCAGCACTCGACCTCTGTCCTGCGCAAGCAGGCTGAGGAGGAGGCCATCAAGCGCTCTCGGTCACTGTCTGAGAGCTATGAGCTCTCTTCAGATCTACAAGATAAGCAG GTGGAAATGCTAGAACGCAAGTATGGGGGACGCCTTGTGACCCGCCATGCAGCCCGCACCATCCAGACGGCGTTCCGCCAGTACCAAATGAACAAGAACTTTGAGCGCCTGCGTAGCTCCATGTCAGAGAACCGCATGTCACGCCGCATTGTGCTGTCCAACATGAGGATGCAGTTCTCCTTTGAAGGCCCTGAGAAGGTGCACAGCTCCTACTTTGagggcaagcaggtctctgtgacCAATGATGGTTCCCAGCTGGGTGCCCTGGTGCCATCAGAATGTGGAGACCTTAGCGACCCAGCCCTCAAGTCTCCAGCACCCTCCAGTGACTTTGCAGATGCCATCACAGAACTGGAGGATGCATTCTCCCGGCAGGTGAAGTCCCTGGCTGAGTCCATCGATGATGCCCTCAATTGCCGCAGCCTACACAGTGAGGCAGTACCAGCCCCAGACACAGCACGGGCCCGGGACACTGAGCCCAAGCCAGGCCTTCATGGCATGGACCACCACAAATTGGATGAGATGACAGCCTCATATAGCGATGTCACCCTCTACATTGATGAGGAAGAGCTGTCACCGCCTCTGCCGCTCTCACAGGCTGGGGATCGGCCTTCCAGCACAGAGTCGGACCTGCGGCTAAGGGCTGGGGGTACAGCCCAGGACTACTGGGCCTTGGCCCACAAGGAGGACAAGGCTGACACAGACACGAGCTGCCGAAGCACACCATCACTGGAGCGGCCAGAGCCAAGGCTGCGGGTGGAGCACCTTCCCTTGCTTACCATTGAGCCACCCAGTGACAGCTCAGTGGAACTCAGTGACCGCTCAGATCGAAgctcactcaagaggcagagtgcCTATGAGCGCAGCCTCGGTGGACAGCAAGGCAGCCCCAAGCATGGCCCCCACGGTGGCCCCCCAAAAGGCCTCCCCCGGGAGGAGCCTGAGTTGCGGCCTCGGCCCCCCAGACCTCTCGAGAGCCACCTTGCCATCAATGGTTCAGCCAACCGGCAGAGCAAATCTGAGTCTGACTACTCAGATGGGGACAATGATAGCATCAACAGCACATCCAACTCCAACGATACCATAAACTGCAGCTCTGAGTCCTCATCGCGGGACAGCCTGCGGGAACAGACACTCAGCAAGCAGACATACCACAAGGAGACCCGCAACAGCTGGGACTCACCAGCCTTCAGCAATGATGTCATCCGTAAGAGGCATTACCGAATTGGCCTGAATCTCTTCAACAA GAAGCCTGAAAAAGGCATCCAGTATCTCATTGAGCGCGGCTTCGTGCCCGACACGCCAGTGGGGGTGGCCCACTTTCTGCTGCAGCGCAAGGGCCTCAGCCGCCAGATGATCGGTGAGTTCCTGGGAAACCGGCAGAAGCAGTTCAACCGTGATGTGCTCGA CTGTGTTGTAGACGAGATGGACTTCTCTGCCATGGAGCTAGATGAAGCCCTCCGGAAGTTCCAGGCGCACATCCGGGTCCAGGGGGAGGCTCAGAAAGTGGAGCGGCTCATCGAGGCATTCAG CCAGCGGTACTGTGTCTGCAACCCTGGAGTGGTACGGCAGTTCCGAAACCCAGACACCATCTTCATCCTGGCCTTCGCCATCATTCTGCTCAACACAGACATGTACAGCCCCAACGTCAAGCCTGAGCGCAAGATGAAGCTGGAGGACTTTGTCAAGAACCTCCGAG GTGTGGACGATGGTGAAGACATTCCCCGGGAGACACTGATTGGGATCTATGAGCGGATCCGTAAGCGGGAACTGAAGACCAACGAGGACCATGTGTCCCAGGTGCAGAAGGTTGAAAAGCTCATCGTGGGCAAGAAACCG ATCGGATCCCTGCATCACGGGCTTGGCTGT GTGCTCTCTCTTCCCCATCGACGACTGGTCTGCTACTGCCGGCTTTTTGAAGTTCCAGACCCCAATAAACCCCAGAAGCTGGGACTGCATCAGAGAGAAATCTTCCTGTTCAATGACCTCCTGGTG GTCACCAAGATCttccagaagaagaagaactcgGTGACATATAGCTTCCGGCAGTCCTTCTCCCTCTATGGAATGCAAGTCCTGCTCTTCGAGAACCAGT ACTACCCCAATGGCATCCGGCTGACATCTGCTGTCCCTGGAGCTGATATCAAAGTGCTAATAAACTTCAACGCTCCCAATCCTCAGGACCGGAAGAAGTTCACCGATGACCTGCGGGAGTCTGTTGCTGAAGTGCAAGAGATGGAGAAACACCGGATAGAGT CGGAGCTCGAGAAGCAGAAGGGTGTCGTGCGGCCCAGCATGTCACAGTGCTCCAGCCTCAAAAAGGAATCAGGCAACGGAACGCTGAGCAGGGCCTGCCTGGATGACAGCTATGCCAGTGGCGAGGGCCTCAAGCGCAGTGccctcagcagctccctgagagACCTCTCAGAAGCGG
- the Iqsec1 gene encoding IQ motif and SEC7 domain-containing protein 1 isoform X3: MWCLHCNSERTQSLLELELDSGVEGEAPSSETGTSLDSPSAYHQGPLVPGSSLSPDHYEHTSVGAYGLYAGPGPQQRTRRPRLQHSTSVLRKQAEEEAIKRSRSLSESYELSSDLQDKQVEMLERKYGGRLVTRHAARTIQTAFRQYQMNKNFERLRSSMSENRMSRRIVLSNMRMQFSFEGPEKVHSSYFEGKQVSVTNDGSQLGALVPSECGDLSDPALKSPAPSSDFADAITELEDAFSRQVKSLAESIDDALNCRSLHSEAVPAPDTARARDTEPKPGLHGMDHHKLDEMTASYSDVTLYIDEEELSPPLPLSQAGDRPSSTESDLRLRAGGTAQDYWALAHKEDKADTDTSCRSTPSLERPEPRLRVEHLPLLTIEPPSDSSVELSDRSDRSSLKRQSAYERSLGGQQGSPKHGPHGGPPKGLPREEPELRPRPPRPLESHLAINGSANRQSKSESDYSDGDNDSINSTSNSNDTINCSSESSSRDSLREQTLSKQTYHKETRNSWDSPAFSNDVIRKRHYRIGLNLFNKKPEKGIQYLIERGFVPDTPVGVAHFLLQRKGLSRQMIGEFLGNRQKQFNRDVLDCVVDEMDFSAMELDEALRKFQAHIRVQGEAQKVERLIEAFSQRYCVCNPGVVRQFRNPDTIFILAFAIILLNTDMYSPNVKPERKMKLEDFVKNLRGVDDGEDIPRETLIGIYERIRKRELKTNEDHVSQVQKVEKLIVGKKPIGSLHHGLGCVLSLPHRRLVCYCRLFEVPDPNKPQKLGLHQREIFLFNDLLVVTKIFQKKKNSVTYSFRQSFSLYGMQVLLFENQYYPNGIRLTSAVPGADIKVLINFNAPNPQDRKKFTDDLRESVAEVQEMEKHRIESELEKQKGVVRPSMSQCSSLKKESGNGTLSRACLDDSYASGEGLKRSALSSSLRDLSEAGKRGRRSSAGSLESNVEFQPFQPPQPPVLCS, from the exons TGTTGAAGGTGAGGCCCCCAGTAGTGAGACTGGCACATCGCTGGACAGCCCCTCAGCCTACCACCAGGGTCCCTTGGTACCTGGTTCCAGCCTGAGCCCAGACCACTACGAGCACACGTCAGTGGGTGCCTATGGGCTGTACGCAGGGCCAGGACCACAACAGCGCACACGGAGGCCCCGGCTTCAGCACTCGACCTCTGTCCTGCGCAAGCAGGCTGAGGAGGAGGCCATCAAGCGCTCTCGGTCACTGTCTGAGAGCTATGAGCTCTCTTCAGATCTACAAGATAAGCAG GTGGAAATGCTAGAACGCAAGTATGGGGGACGCCTTGTGACCCGCCATGCAGCCCGCACCATCCAGACGGCGTTCCGCCAGTACCAAATGAACAAGAACTTTGAGCGCCTGCGTAGCTCCATGTCAGAGAACCGCATGTCACGCCGCATTGTGCTGTCCAACATGAGGATGCAGTTCTCCTTTGAAGGCCCTGAGAAGGTGCACAGCTCCTACTTTGagggcaagcaggtctctgtgacCAATGATGGTTCCCAGCTGGGTGCCCTGGTGCCATCAGAATGTGGAGACCTTAGCGACCCAGCCCTCAAGTCTCCAGCACCCTCCAGTGACTTTGCAGATGCCATCACAGAACTGGAGGATGCATTCTCCCGGCAGGTGAAGTCCCTGGCTGAGTCCATCGATGATGCCCTCAATTGCCGCAGCCTACACAGTGAGGCAGTACCAGCCCCAGACACAGCACGGGCCCGGGACACTGAGCCCAAGCCAGGCCTTCATGGCATGGACCACCACAAATTGGATGAGATGACAGCCTCATATAGCGATGTCACCCTCTACATTGATGAGGAAGAGCTGTCACCGCCTCTGCCGCTCTCACAGGCTGGGGATCGGCCTTCCAGCACAGAGTCGGACCTGCGGCTAAGGGCTGGGGGTACAGCCCAGGACTACTGGGCCTTGGCCCACAAGGAGGACAAGGCTGACACAGACACGAGCTGCCGAAGCACACCATCACTGGAGCGGCCAGAGCCAAGGCTGCGGGTGGAGCACCTTCCCTTGCTTACCATTGAGCCACCCAGTGACAGCTCAGTGGAACTCAGTGACCGCTCAGATCGAAgctcactcaagaggcagagtgcCTATGAGCGCAGCCTCGGTGGACAGCAAGGCAGCCCCAAGCATGGCCCCCACGGTGGCCCCCCAAAAGGCCTCCCCCGGGAGGAGCCTGAGTTGCGGCCTCGGCCCCCCAGACCTCTCGAGAGCCACCTTGCCATCAATGGTTCAGCCAACCGGCAGAGCAAATCTGAGTCTGACTACTCAGATGGGGACAATGATAGCATCAACAGCACATCCAACTCCAACGATACCATAAACTGCAGCTCTGAGTCCTCATCGCGGGACAGCCTGCGGGAACAGACACTCAGCAAGCAGACATACCACAAGGAGACCCGCAACAGCTGGGACTCACCAGCCTTCAGCAATGATGTCATCCGTAAGAGGCATTACCGAATTGGCCTGAATCTCTTCAACAA GAAGCCTGAAAAAGGCATCCAGTATCTCATTGAGCGCGGCTTCGTGCCCGACACGCCAGTGGGGGTGGCCCACTTTCTGCTGCAGCGCAAGGGCCTCAGCCGCCAGATGATCGGTGAGTTCCTGGGAAACCGGCAGAAGCAGTTCAACCGTGATGTGCTCGA CTGTGTTGTAGACGAGATGGACTTCTCTGCCATGGAGCTAGATGAAGCCCTCCGGAAGTTCCAGGCGCACATCCGGGTCCAGGGGGAGGCTCAGAAAGTGGAGCGGCTCATCGAGGCATTCAG CCAGCGGTACTGTGTCTGCAACCCTGGAGTGGTACGGCAGTTCCGAAACCCAGACACCATCTTCATCCTGGCCTTCGCCATCATTCTGCTCAACACAGACATGTACAGCCCCAACGTCAAGCCTGAGCGCAAGATGAAGCTGGAGGACTTTGTCAAGAACCTCCGAG GTGTGGACGATGGTGAAGACATTCCCCGGGAGACACTGATTGGGATCTATGAGCGGATCCGTAAGCGGGAACTGAAGACCAACGAGGACCATGTGTCCCAGGTGCAGAAGGTTGAAAAGCTCATCGTGGGCAAGAAACCG ATCGGATCCCTGCATCACGGGCTTGGCTGT GTGCTCTCTCTTCCCCATCGACGACTGGTCTGCTACTGCCGGCTTTTTGAAGTTCCAGACCCCAATAAACCCCAGAAGCTGGGACTGCATCAGAGAGAAATCTTCCTGTTCAATGACCTCCTGGTG GTCACCAAGATCttccagaagaagaagaactcgGTGACATATAGCTTCCGGCAGTCCTTCTCCCTCTATGGAATGCAAGTCCTGCTCTTCGAGAACCAGT ACTACCCCAATGGCATCCGGCTGACATCTGCTGTCCCTGGAGCTGATATCAAAGTGCTAATAAACTTCAACGCTCCCAATCCTCAGGACCGGAAGAAGTTCACCGATGACCTGCGGGAGTCTGTTGCTGAAGTGCAAGAGATGGAGAAACACCGGATAGAGT CGGAGCTCGAGAAGCAGAAGGGTGTCGTGCGGCCCAGCATGTCACAGTGCTCCAGCCTCAAAAAGGAATCAGGCAACGGAACGCTGAGCAGGGCCTGCCTGGATGACAGCTATGCCAGTGGCGAGGGCCTCAAGCGCAGTGccctcagcagctccctgagagACCTCTCAGAAGCGG
- the Iqsec1 gene encoding IQ motif and SEC7 domain-containing protein 1 isoform X2, with protein sequence MWCLHCNSERTQSLLELELDSGVEGEAPSSETGTSLDSPSAYHQGPLVPGSSLSPDHYEHTSVGAYGLYAGPGPQQRTRRPRLQHSTSVLRKQAEEEAIKRSRSLSESYELSSDLQDKQVEMLERKYGGRLVTRHAARTIQTAFRQYQMNKNFERLRSSMSENRMSRRIVLSNMRMQFSFEGPEKVHSSYFEGKQVSVTNDGSQLGALVPSECGDLSDPALKSPAPSSDFADAITELEDAFSRQVKSLAESIDDALNCRSLHSEAVPAPDTARARDTEPKPGLHGMDHHKLDEMTASYSDVTLYIDEEELSPPLPLSQAGDRPSSTESDLRLRAGGTAQDYWALAHKEDKADTDTSCRSTPSLERPEPRLRVEHLPLLTIEPPSDSSVELSDRSDRSSLKRQSAYERSLGGQQGSPKHGPHGGPPKGLPREEPELRPRPPRPLESHLAINGSANRQSKSESDYSDGDNDSINSTSNSNDTINCSSESSSRDSLREQTLSKQTYHKETRNSWDSPAFSNDVIRKRHYRIGLNLFNKKPEKGIQYLIERGFVPDTPVGVAHFLLQRKGLSRQMIGEFLGNRQKQFNRDVLDCVVDEMDFSAMELDEALRKFQAHIRVQGEAQKVERLIEAFSQRYCVCNPGVVRQFRNPDTIFILAFAIILLNTDMYSPNVKPERKMKLEDFVKNLRGVDDGEDIPRETLIGIYERIRKRELKTNEDHVSQVQKVEKLIVGKKPIGSLHHGLGCVLSLPHRRLVCYCRLFEVPDPNKPQKLGLHQREIFLFNDLLVVTKIFQKKKNSVTYSFRQSFSLYGMQVLLFENQYYPNGIRLTSAVPGADIKVLINFNAPNPQDRKKFTDDLRESVAEVQEMEKHRIESELEKQKGVVRPSMSQCSSLKKESGNGTLSRACLDDSYASGEGLKRSALSSSLRDLSEAVSALPATAASSAVLLSPGPEDCLWPLPARSPFQKGRSCRLTVGCV encoded by the exons TGTTGAAGGTGAGGCCCCCAGTAGTGAGACTGGCACATCGCTGGACAGCCCCTCAGCCTACCACCAGGGTCCCTTGGTACCTGGTTCCAGCCTGAGCCCAGACCACTACGAGCACACGTCAGTGGGTGCCTATGGGCTGTACGCAGGGCCAGGACCACAACAGCGCACACGGAGGCCCCGGCTTCAGCACTCGACCTCTGTCCTGCGCAAGCAGGCTGAGGAGGAGGCCATCAAGCGCTCTCGGTCACTGTCTGAGAGCTATGAGCTCTCTTCAGATCTACAAGATAAGCAG GTGGAAATGCTAGAACGCAAGTATGGGGGACGCCTTGTGACCCGCCATGCAGCCCGCACCATCCAGACGGCGTTCCGCCAGTACCAAATGAACAAGAACTTTGAGCGCCTGCGTAGCTCCATGTCAGAGAACCGCATGTCACGCCGCATTGTGCTGTCCAACATGAGGATGCAGTTCTCCTTTGAAGGCCCTGAGAAGGTGCACAGCTCCTACTTTGagggcaagcaggtctctgtgacCAATGATGGTTCCCAGCTGGGTGCCCTGGTGCCATCAGAATGTGGAGACCTTAGCGACCCAGCCCTCAAGTCTCCAGCACCCTCCAGTGACTTTGCAGATGCCATCACAGAACTGGAGGATGCATTCTCCCGGCAGGTGAAGTCCCTGGCTGAGTCCATCGATGATGCCCTCAATTGCCGCAGCCTACACAGTGAGGCAGTACCAGCCCCAGACACAGCACGGGCCCGGGACACTGAGCCCAAGCCAGGCCTTCATGGCATGGACCACCACAAATTGGATGAGATGACAGCCTCATATAGCGATGTCACCCTCTACATTGATGAGGAAGAGCTGTCACCGCCTCTGCCGCTCTCACAGGCTGGGGATCGGCCTTCCAGCACAGAGTCGGACCTGCGGCTAAGGGCTGGGGGTACAGCCCAGGACTACTGGGCCTTGGCCCACAAGGAGGACAAGGCTGACACAGACACGAGCTGCCGAAGCACACCATCACTGGAGCGGCCAGAGCCAAGGCTGCGGGTGGAGCACCTTCCCTTGCTTACCATTGAGCCACCCAGTGACAGCTCAGTGGAACTCAGTGACCGCTCAGATCGAAgctcactcaagaggcagagtgcCTATGAGCGCAGCCTCGGTGGACAGCAAGGCAGCCCCAAGCATGGCCCCCACGGTGGCCCCCCAAAAGGCCTCCCCCGGGAGGAGCCTGAGTTGCGGCCTCGGCCCCCCAGACCTCTCGAGAGCCACCTTGCCATCAATGGTTCAGCCAACCGGCAGAGCAAATCTGAGTCTGACTACTCAGATGGGGACAATGATAGCATCAACAGCACATCCAACTCCAACGATACCATAAACTGCAGCTCTGAGTCCTCATCGCGGGACAGCCTGCGGGAACAGACACTCAGCAAGCAGACATACCACAAGGAGACCCGCAACAGCTGGGACTCACCAGCCTTCAGCAATGATGTCATCCGTAAGAGGCATTACCGAATTGGCCTGAATCTCTTCAACAA GAAGCCTGAAAAAGGCATCCAGTATCTCATTGAGCGCGGCTTCGTGCCCGACACGCCAGTGGGGGTGGCCCACTTTCTGCTGCAGCGCAAGGGCCTCAGCCGCCAGATGATCGGTGAGTTCCTGGGAAACCGGCAGAAGCAGTTCAACCGTGATGTGCTCGA CTGTGTTGTAGACGAGATGGACTTCTCTGCCATGGAGCTAGATGAAGCCCTCCGGAAGTTCCAGGCGCACATCCGGGTCCAGGGGGAGGCTCAGAAAGTGGAGCGGCTCATCGAGGCATTCAG CCAGCGGTACTGTGTCTGCAACCCTGGAGTGGTACGGCAGTTCCGAAACCCAGACACCATCTTCATCCTGGCCTTCGCCATCATTCTGCTCAACACAGACATGTACAGCCCCAACGTCAAGCCTGAGCGCAAGATGAAGCTGGAGGACTTTGTCAAGAACCTCCGAG GTGTGGACGATGGTGAAGACATTCCCCGGGAGACACTGATTGGGATCTATGAGCGGATCCGTAAGCGGGAACTGAAGACCAACGAGGACCATGTGTCCCAGGTGCAGAAGGTTGAAAAGCTCATCGTGGGCAAGAAACCG ATCGGATCCCTGCATCACGGGCTTGGCTGT GTGCTCTCTCTTCCCCATCGACGACTGGTCTGCTACTGCCGGCTTTTTGAAGTTCCAGACCCCAATAAACCCCAGAAGCTGGGACTGCATCAGAGAGAAATCTTCCTGTTCAATGACCTCCTGGTG GTCACCAAGATCttccagaagaagaagaactcgGTGACATATAGCTTCCGGCAGTCCTTCTCCCTCTATGGAATGCAAGTCCTGCTCTTCGAGAACCAGT ACTACCCCAATGGCATCCGGCTGACATCTGCTGTCCCTGGAGCTGATATCAAAGTGCTAATAAACTTCAACGCTCCCAATCCTCAGGACCGGAAGAAGTTCACCGATGACCTGCGGGAGTCTGTTGCTGAAGTGCAAGAGATGGAGAAACACCGGATAGAGT CGGAGCTCGAGAAGCAGAAGGGTGTCGTGCGGCCCAGCATGTCACAGTGCTCCAGCCTCAAAAAGGAATCAGGCAACGGAACGCTGAGCAGGGCCTGCCTGGATGACAGCTATGCCAGTGGCGAGGGCCTCAAGCGCAGTGccctcagcagctccctgagagACCTCTCAGAAGCGG